One genomic region from Strix uralensis isolate ZFMK-TIS-50842 chromosome 5, bStrUra1, whole genome shotgun sequence encodes:
- the MFAP5 gene encoding microfibrillar-associated protein 5: protein MKTSGACILLCLLALSLAPADWCPWVVNGQEVESATGELSTDSLISTSAAVVTPPVLLSPVQSDSETTTASSDCREEKFPCTRLYSVHKPVKQCISYLCVTSVRRMYIINKEVCSRIVCKENEVMQDEICRQLAGLPSRRLRRSGQPLHLPCRQLLEQQRRPDAL, encoded by the exons ATGAAGACCTCTGGAGCCTGTATACTGTTGTGTCTCTTAGCCCTCTCCTTGGCCCCAGCTG ACTGGTGTCCATGGGTGGTCAATGGACAAGAAGTGGAAAGTGCAACTG GTGAACTTAGCACCGACTCTCTTATCAGCACCTCCG ctgcagttgTCACACCACCTGTTCTTCTTAGTCCTG TTCAGTCTGACAGTGAAACTACGACGGCATCATCAG ATTGTCGTGAAGAAAAGTTCCCTTGCACACGCCTGTACTCTGTTCACAAACCAGTAAAGCAGTGTATCAGCTACCTCTGTGTTACAAG TGTGCGTCGCATGTACATAATAAACAAGGAGGTGTGCTCTCGCATTGTCTGCAAGGAGAATGAGGTCATGCAAG ATGAGATCTGTCGCCAGCTGGCTGGCCTTCCTTCTCGACGTCTCCGCCGATCTGGGCAACCCCTGCATCTCCCTTGCAGACAACTCCTGGAGCAGCAGCGCAGGCCTGATGCTCTGTGA
- the AICDA gene encoding single-stranded DNA cytosine deaminase encodes MDRTGIFAPQAEGDMAGKRMCAGGLPICGTIRSLVFSCSLLMKRKLFLYNFKNLRWAKGRRETYLCYVVKRRDSATSCSLDFGYLRNKMGCHVEVLFLRYISAWDLDPGRCYRITWFTSWSPCYDCARHVADFLRAYPNLTLRIFTARLYFCEDRKAEPEGLRRLHKAGAQIAIMTFKDYFYCWNTFVENREKTFEAWEGLHENSVHLSRKLRRILLPLYEVDDLRDAFKTLGL; translated from the exons ATGGACAG GACAGGTATTTTTGCACCGCAGGCTGAGGGTGACATGGCAGGAAAGAGGATGTGTGCAGGTGGCTTGCCTATCTGTGGGACAATCAGG TCTCTTGTCTTCTCCTGCAGCCTCCTGATGAAGAGGAAACTCTTCCTCTACAACTTCAAGAACCTGCGCTGGGCCAAGGGCCGGCGTGAAACCTACCTCTGCTATGTTGTAAAGCGCCGTGACAGCGCCACGTCGTGCTCCCTCGACTTTGGATACCTGCGCAATAAG ATGGGCTGTCACGTGGAGGTGCTCTTTCTGCGCTACATCtcagcctgggacctggacccGGGCCGCTGCTACCGTATCACCTGGTTCACCTCCTGGAGCCCCTGTTACGACTGTGCCCGGCACGTGGCCGACTTCCTGCGCGCCTACCCCAACCTAACCCTCCGCATCTTCACGGCCCGCCTCTACTTCTGCGAGGACCGAAAGGCAGAGCCTGAGGGGCTGAGGCGCCTGCACAAGGCAGGGGCTCAAATTGCCATCATGACCTTCAAAG ATTATTTCTACTGCTGGAACACGTTTGTGGAGAACAGGGAAAAGACATTCGAAGCCTGGGAAGGGCTGCATGAAAACTCTGTCCATCTGTCCAGGAAACTTCGACGGATACTCCTG CCACTGTATGAAGTAGATGATTTACGAGATGCCTTTAAAACTCTGGGACTTTGA